From a single Rutidosis leptorrhynchoides isolate AG116_Rl617_1_P2 chromosome 5, CSIRO_AGI_Rlap_v1, whole genome shotgun sequence genomic region:
- the LOC139847385 gene encoding uncharacterized protein isoform X2 has product MAINGSSSLRDEDRANTTEASLDKIKRQLASGSGKNLLQGPLLKRSETLRKWNERWVILDPTTGRMEYKIRRNDPTVKGIISFDGNSTIMTSPYNFHGLPKYDNCIIYIATPQKKEYFLCAETPGAARAWVSTLHATQLVLRAHKEAVNSLSGNSNATLGTVSAVVTAANSTALESSKEIEAALQIARRNALGSVMNKPPDGPLDDLTIMKETLRVKDEELQNLARDIRARDSTIKDLTEKLTETAEAAEGAASAAYTMDEQRRIATSEVDRLKKDLEKQAAAYNLKLREYEEKVMVSSKEREQLTKQRDSSHQEALLWRSELAKARERVVILEGAVVRAEEKVRVKDADAEIAIKDAKEKETAARKENQELLAYINVLQLQIQRQEENTKQVMEEKVESCSDADTQPLTKHVHPSQEYSRNIPVSERSLVHPSPSIDQTGPIGSGEWNDIEATEARIADVREIAQDTEGNSLDIPVFLQQNNGQPQEEMAYHPDIETFRQPDNMESEQSMDSYHQP; this is encoded by the exons ATGGCGATCAATGGATCCTCTTCTCTG AGAGATGAAGATAGGGCTAATACTACAGAAGCTAGTTTGGATAAAATTAAACGACAATTGGCATCCGGGTCGGGTAAAAACCTTTTACAAGGTCCACTTCTCAAGCGATCTGAAACG ctAAGGAAATGGAATGAGAGATGGGTGATCCTTGACCCAACAACAGGAAGAATGGAATACAA AATCAGGAGAAATGATCCAACTGTCAAAGGGATAATCTCCTTCGATGGAAATAGCACAATCATGACATCACCTTATAACTTCCA TGGACTGCCAAAGTATGATAACTGCATTATTT ATATTGCAACACCGCAGAAAAAAGAATATTTTCTCTGTGCAGAAACTCCAGGCGCAGCTAGAGCTTGGGTTTCTACGTTGCA TGCAACACAGTTGGTATTAAGGGCTCATAAAGAAGCTGTGAACTCGTTATCTGGAAACAGTAATGCAACATTAGGGACGGTATCTGCTGTTGTTACTGCTGCAAATTCAACTGCTTTGGAATCTTCAAAAGAAATTGAAGCTGCATTGCAGATTGCAAGAAGAAATGCTTTGGGATCAGTGATGAACAAACCACCCGATGGACCATTAGATGATTTGACCATCATGAAG GAGACACTGCGAGTAAAAGATGAGGAGCTGCAAAATTTAGCTAGGGATATTCGTGCTAGGGATTCAACAATAAAAGATTTAACGGAGAAGTTAACGGAGACAGCTGAAGCAGCTGAGGGTGCAGCATCTGCAGCTTATACGATGGATGAGCAACGGAGGATCGCAACTTCAGAAGTTGATCGCTTAAAGAAAGACTTGGAAAAACAAGCAGCGGCTTACAATTTAAAG ttaaGAGAATATGAGGAAAAGGTGATGGTTTCAAGTAAAGAACGAGAGCAACTCACGAAACAAAGAGACTCATCTCATCAAGAGGCACTTTTATGGCGTTCGGAGCTTGCAAAAGCAAGAGAACGTGTTGTAATTTTGGAAGGAGCTGTTGTACGGGCTGAGGAGAAGGTTAGGGTTAAGGATGCAGATGCTGAAATTGCAATAAAGGATGCAAAAGAGAAAGAAACTGCTGCTAGAAAGGAAAATCAAGAGCTTTTGGCGTACATTAATGTTTTACAACTACAAATTCAAAG GCAAGAAGAGAATACTAAGCAAGTGATGGAGGAAAAAGTAGAGTCTTGTTCAGATGCGGATACTCAGCCCCTAACTAAACACGTGCATCCATCTCAAGAATATTCTAGGAATATTCCAGTGTCGGAAAGAAGTTTAGTTCACCCATCGCCATCAATTGATCAAACGGGTCCAATTGGTTCCGGTGAATGGAACGATATAGAAGCAACCGAAGCAAGAATAGCAGATGTTAGAGAAATCGCGCAAGACACTGAAGGGAACAGTCTGGATATTCCTGTATTTTTACAGCAAAATAATGGTCAGCCGCAGGAAGAAATGGCGTACCATCCAGACATTGAAACGTTTAGACAACCAGATAATATGGAATCGGAGCAATCAATGGATTCCTACCATCAGCCTTAG
- the LOC139847385 gene encoding uncharacterized protein isoform X1, producing MAINGSSSLRDEDRANTTEASLDKIKRQLASGSGKNLLQGPLLKRSETLRKWNERWVILDPTTGRMEYKIRRNDPTVKGIISFDGNSTIMTSPYNFHGLPKYDNCIIYIATPQKKEYFLCAETPGAARAWVSTLHATQLVLRAHKEAVNSLSGNSNATLGTVSAVVTAANSTALESSKEIEAALQIARRNALGSVMNKPPDGPLDDLTIMKETLRVKDEELQNLARDIRARDSTIKDLTEKLTETAEAAEGAASAAYTMDEQRRIATSEVDRLKKDLEKQAAAYNLKLREYEEKVMVSSKEREQLTKQRDSSHQEALLWRSELAKARERVVILEGAVVRAEEKVRVKDADAEIAIKDAKEKETAARKENQELLAYINVLQLQIQSRQEENTKQVMEEKVESCSDADTQPLTKHVHPSQEYSRNIPVSERSLVHPSPSIDQTGPIGSGEWNDIEATEARIADVREIAQDTEGNSLDIPVFLQQNNGQPQEEMAYHPDIETFRQPDNMESEQSMDSYHQP from the exons ATGGCGATCAATGGATCCTCTTCTCTG AGAGATGAAGATAGGGCTAATACTACAGAAGCTAGTTTGGATAAAATTAAACGACAATTGGCATCCGGGTCGGGTAAAAACCTTTTACAAGGTCCACTTCTCAAGCGATCTGAAACG ctAAGGAAATGGAATGAGAGATGGGTGATCCTTGACCCAACAACAGGAAGAATGGAATACAA AATCAGGAGAAATGATCCAACTGTCAAAGGGATAATCTCCTTCGATGGAAATAGCACAATCATGACATCACCTTATAACTTCCA TGGACTGCCAAAGTATGATAACTGCATTATTT ATATTGCAACACCGCAGAAAAAAGAATATTTTCTCTGTGCAGAAACTCCAGGCGCAGCTAGAGCTTGGGTTTCTACGTTGCA TGCAACACAGTTGGTATTAAGGGCTCATAAAGAAGCTGTGAACTCGTTATCTGGAAACAGTAATGCAACATTAGGGACGGTATCTGCTGTTGTTACTGCTGCAAATTCAACTGCTTTGGAATCTTCAAAAGAAATTGAAGCTGCATTGCAGATTGCAAGAAGAAATGCTTTGGGATCAGTGATGAACAAACCACCCGATGGACCATTAGATGATTTGACCATCATGAAG GAGACACTGCGAGTAAAAGATGAGGAGCTGCAAAATTTAGCTAGGGATATTCGTGCTAGGGATTCAACAATAAAAGATTTAACGGAGAAGTTAACGGAGACAGCTGAAGCAGCTGAGGGTGCAGCATCTGCAGCTTATACGATGGATGAGCAACGGAGGATCGCAACTTCAGAAGTTGATCGCTTAAAGAAAGACTTGGAAAAACAAGCAGCGGCTTACAATTTAAAG ttaaGAGAATATGAGGAAAAGGTGATGGTTTCAAGTAAAGAACGAGAGCAACTCACGAAACAAAGAGACTCATCTCATCAAGAGGCACTTTTATGGCGTTCGGAGCTTGCAAAAGCAAGAGAACGTGTTGTAATTTTGGAAGGAGCTGTTGTACGGGCTGAGGAGAAGGTTAGGGTTAAGGATGCAGATGCTGAAATTGCAATAAAGGATGCAAAAGAGAAAGAAACTGCTGCTAGAAAGGAAAATCAAGAGCTTTTGGCGTACATTAATGTTTTACAACTACAAATTCAAAG CAGGCAAGAAGAGAATACTAAGCAAGTGATGGAGGAAAAAGTAGAGTCTTGTTCAGATGCGGATACTCAGCCCCTAACTAAACACGTGCATCCATCTCAAGAATATTCTAGGAATATTCCAGTGTCGGAAAGAAGTTTAGTTCACCCATCGCCATCAATTGATCAAACGGGTCCAATTGGTTCCGGTGAATGGAACGATATAGAAGCAACCGAAGCAAGAATAGCAGATGTTAGAGAAATCGCGCAAGACACTGAAGGGAACAGTCTGGATATTCCTGTATTTTTACAGCAAAATAATGGTCAGCCGCAGGAAGAAATGGCGTACCATCCAGACATTGAAACGTTTAGACAACCAGATAATATGGAATCGGAGCAATCAATGGATTCCTACCATCAGCCTTAG
- the LOC139848295 gene encoding probable receptor-like protein kinase At2g42960 has translation MSSKSLDSELSKKIMGLKVWVLICLCVGIFICMFLCFLSIWVMCQRKSRRRDNYPLSQIPNVPKDIRVDSVGGPYNSNNNLEHSSGADEPSGKSSGKMLFQIGLSKSVGDVDNVSQSSSTFERGCKSQSGEEGTSGSFWNPSSMSRGGMASPFVGLPETSHLGWGHWFTLRDLEQATRRFSSENVVGEGGYGVVYKGTLINGTEVAVKKLLNNLGQAEKEFRVEVEAIGHVRHKNLVRLLGYCIEGTHRMLVYEYVDNGNLEQWLHGDVRECGALTWEARMKVLLGIAKALSYLHEAIEPKVVHRDIKSSNILIDHDFNGKLSDFGLAKLLDSGESHINTRVMGTFGYVAPEYANTGMLNEKSDIYSFGVLLLEAVTGRDPVDYNRVANEVNLVEWLKMMVGNRRAEEVVDPNLDPKPSTHALKRALLVALRCVDPDSEKRPKMSQVVRMLDVDFPYREERRNRKSRTASMDSETMSGPPDIEQCPAV, from the exons ATGTCGTCGAAAAGTTTAGATTCGGAATTATCGAAAAAGATAATGGGTCTTAAAGTATGGGTACTGATCTGCTTATGTGTTGgtatatttatatgtatgtttCTATGTTTCCTATCAATTTGGGTCATGTGTCAAAGAAAATCTAGAAGAAGAGACAACTATCCGCTTTCACAAATACCGAATGTACCAAAAGATATACGAGTTGATAGTGTCGGGGGTccgtataatagtaataataatcttgaacATTCATCGGGAGCCGATGAACCGAGTGGTAAAAGTTCGGGAAAAATGTTGTTTCAAATTGGACTTAGTAAATCGGTGGGTGACGTTGATAATGTGAGTCAAAGTAGTTCGACGTTTGAAAGGGGATGCAAGTCGCAATCAGGGGAAGAAGGAACTTCCGGAAGCTTCTGGAACCCGTCTTCGATGTCTCGTGGAGGAATGGCGTCTCCGTTTGTTGGGTTACCGGAAACATCGCATTTAGGGTGGGGACATTGGTTTACGCTAAGAGACCTTGAGCAAGCGACACGTAGGTTTTCGAGTGAAAATGTGGTTGGTGAAGGTGGATATGGAGTTGTATATAAGGGTACGTTGATTAATGGGACCGAGGTAGCGGTGAAGAAGCTACTTAACAATCT GGGGCAGGCAGAAAAAGAGTTTAGAGTTGAAGTGGAGGCTATAGGACATGTTCGACACAAGAATCTTGTGCGGCTTCTAGGCTACTGCATTGAAGGGACCCATAG GATGCTAGTTTATGAATATGTGGACAACGGAAACTTGGAACAATGGCTCCATGGAGACGTTCGTGAATGTGGGGCCCTTACTTGGGAAGCTCGCATGAAGGTCCTTCTTGGTATTGCAAAAGC acttTCTTATTTGCATGAAGCCATAGAACCTAAGGTTGTTCATCGAGACATAAAATCCAGCAATATTTTAATTGACCATGACTTCAACGGCAAGCTTTCTGACTTTGGATTGGCAAAGCTTTTGGATTCAGGAGAAAGTCACATAAATACCCGAGTTATGGGTACATTTGG TTACGTGGCTCCAGAGTATGCTAATACGGGCATGTTAAATGAAAAGAGTGATATTTATAGTTTTGGTGTGCTCCTTCTAGAAGCAGTAACTGGACGAGATCCAGTGGACTACAATCGCGTTGCTAATGAG GTCAATCTTGTTGAGTGGCTGAAAATGATGGTGGGCAACAGACGAGCCGAGGAAGTTGTAGACCCGAATCTTGACCCGAAGCCCTCGACGCATGCTCTAAAACGCGCACTTCTGGTGGCACTTAGATGTGTTGATCCCGACTCAGAAAAACGACCTAAAATGAGTCAGGTTGTCCGAATGCTCGATGTAGATTTCCCATACCGTGAG GAACGAAGGAACAGGAAGAGCCGCACCGCCAGCATGGACAGTGAAACCATGAGTGGTCCTCCTGACATAGAACAATGCCCGGCAGTGTAA